Proteins from a genomic interval of Benincasa hispida cultivar B227 chromosome 7, ASM972705v1, whole genome shotgun sequence:
- the LOC120082237 gene encoding uncharacterized protein LOC120082237 isoform X1: MDNLLKQMGSSYPGPGQNREGQANRRDIYLPPQISQSSREKKTLGNWLGRQFSRQMSRGNELSNGGIECITAVAAAAFAIHSIEESEITRPRRKVDYPETSSFPKIKIFEDDNHTSPPRSTSKSDKIFRAFTNAKKDPEEPSGEKPAVNSEQQKQKPKENRIVPSPPAVNDDSGGRRTEIEKPLPIPRPPTPPISRKPPTAPIQTRPQGTKADLWEITELAKIQERYQKVDETISYWESKKKEKAIRKFEASQVVGTKRSQREKGRKKFEEDMEFIKQIAGEARTKAHRKKKNEILKANQKADIIRKTGDLPVSCYCC; the protein is encoded by the exons ATGGATAATTTGCTCAAACAAATGGG GTCAAGTTATCCTGGTCCTGGACAAAACAGAGAAGGACAAGCCAATAGAAGAGACATATATTTGCCTCCACAAATATCTCAATCTTCTAGAG AGAAAAAAACACTTGGGAACTGGTTAGGAAGGCAATTTTCACGTCAAATGAGTCGAGGGAATGAATTATCTAACGGCGGAATAGAATGTATAACCGCAGTAGCAGCGGCTGCCTTTGCAATTCATTCGATTGAAGAATCAGAAATCACAAGACCTAGAAGAAAGGTCGATTATCCTGAAACATCGTCATTTCCAAAGATAAAGATCTTCGAAGACGACAATCATACCTCCCCTCCACGATCGACATCGAAATCTGATAAGATTTTTCGAGCATTCACAA ATGCTAAGAAAGATCCTGAAGAACCCTCCGGTGAGAAACCGGCAGTGAACTCCGAACAACAGAAACAGAAACCAAAAGAAAACAGGATCGTTCCTTCTCCACCCGCCGTAAACGACGACTCCGGCGGCCGAAGAACAGAAATAGAGAAACCATTACCGATCCCTCGACCTCCAACGCCACCCATCTCTCGAAAACCACCAACTGCACCGATCCAAACCAGGCCTCAAGGAACCAAAGCAGATCTCTGGGAAATAACAGAGCTTGCTAAAATCCAAGAAAG ATACCAGAAGGTAGACGAGACAATTTCTTACTGGGAAagcaagaagaaagaaaaagccATACGCAAATTTGAAGCATCACAG GTTGTGGGAACGAAGCGGAGTCAgagggaaaagggaaggaaaaagtTTGAGGAAGATATGGAGTTTATAAAGCAAATTGCTGGAGAAGCAAGAACCAAAGCCCATCGTAAGAAAAAGAATGAGATTCTTAAAGCTAATCAGAAAGCAGATATTATCAGAAAAACAGGGGACCTTCCTGTTTCTTGTTACTGCTGCTGA
- the LOC120082237 gene encoding actin cytoskeleton-regulatory complex protein PAN1-like isoform X2, which translates to MSRGNELSNGGIECITAVAAAAFAIHSIEESEITRPRRKVDYPETSSFPKIKIFEDDNHTSPPRSTSKSDKIFRAFTNAKKDPEEPSGEKPAVNSEQQKQKPKENRIVPSPPAVNDDSGGRRTEIEKPLPIPRPPTPPISRKPPTAPIQTRPQGTKADLWEITELAKIQERYQKVDETISYWESKKKEKAIRKFEASQVVGTKRSQREKGRKKFEEDMEFIKQIAGEARTKAHRKKKNEILKANQKADIIRKTGDLPVSCYCC; encoded by the exons ATGAGTCGAGGGAATGAATTATCTAACGGCGGAATAGAATGTATAACCGCAGTAGCAGCGGCTGCCTTTGCAATTCATTCGATTGAAGAATCAGAAATCACAAGACCTAGAAGAAAGGTCGATTATCCTGAAACATCGTCATTTCCAAAGATAAAGATCTTCGAAGACGACAATCATACCTCCCCTCCACGATCGACATCGAAATCTGATAAGATTTTTCGAGCATTCACAA ATGCTAAGAAAGATCCTGAAGAACCCTCCGGTGAGAAACCGGCAGTGAACTCCGAACAACAGAAACAGAAACCAAAAGAAAACAGGATCGTTCCTTCTCCACCCGCCGTAAACGACGACTCCGGCGGCCGAAGAACAGAAATAGAGAAACCATTACCGATCCCTCGACCTCCAACGCCACCCATCTCTCGAAAACCACCAACTGCACCGATCCAAACCAGGCCTCAAGGAACCAAAGCAGATCTCTGGGAAATAACAGAGCTTGCTAAAATCCAAGAAAG ATACCAGAAGGTAGACGAGACAATTTCTTACTGGGAAagcaagaagaaagaaaaagccATACGCAAATTTGAAGCATCACAG GTTGTGGGAACGAAGCGGAGTCAgagggaaaagggaaggaaaaagtTTGAGGAAGATATGGAGTTTATAAAGCAAATTGCTGGAGAAGCAAGAACCAAAGCCCATCGTAAGAAAAAGAATGAGATTCTTAAAGCTAATCAGAAAGCAGATATTATCAGAAAAACAGGGGACCTTCCTGTTTCTTGTTACTGCTGCTGA
- the LOC120082238 gene encoding nodulin-related protein 1-like produces MDFLSKLGGSSDKPQDQNPDHHKTSASDLVSSAKLVADAAKSSFGGGGDSVDKGKVAGAAADLLGAASDYGKLDETKGIGMYVDKAEDYLNQYEKSHSAPHGSGSEPPKEEKAAEKEAGGSGFGDYLKVAEGFLKK; encoded by the coding sequence ATGGATTTCCTGTCTAAACTCGGCGGCTCCTCCGACAAGCCACAGGACCAAAACCCAGACCACCACAAGACATCGGCTTCCGATCTCGTGTCCAGCGCTAAGCTGGTTGCTGACGCCGCCAAATCCTCTTTTGGTGGCGGAGGCGACTCTGTTGACAAGGGCAAAGTCGCCGGAGCTGCTGCAGACCTTCTCGGAGCTGCTTCCGATTACGGAAAATTGGATGAAACCAAGGGAATTGGTATGTATGTTGACAAAGCTGAGGACTATCTCAATCAGTATGAAAAGTCTCATTCTGCTCCTCATGGTTCAGGCTCCGAGCCGCCGAAGGAGGAGAAAGCCGCCGAGAAGGAAGCGGGAGGATCTGGGTTTGGGGATTATTTGAAAGTGGCTGAAGGTTTCTTGAAGAAATGA